Within the Gammaproteobacteria bacterium genome, the region ACCATATACGCCGGTGCTCACCGAGGGGAACGCCAGGCTGCTTAACCCGTGTTCAAGCGCGAGCGCGAAGCTTGCGCGGTAGCAGCGTTTCAGCAGCGCCGGTTCGCCGTGTTCGCCGCCGCGCCAGACCGGTCCAACTGTGTGGATGACCCATTTTGCCGGCAGCTTGAAGCCGGGCGAAATGCGCGCCTCGCCGGTAGGACAGCCGCCAAGTCCGCGGTTGTAGGTCAATAATTCGGGACCCGCGGCGCGATGAATCGCACCGTCCACGCCACCGCCGCCGAGCAGCGATTCGTTCGCGGCGTTGACGATGGCGTCGACCTTCAGCTGCGTGATGTCGCCGCGGATGACCTCGATCATGCGCGTCCCGGTCTACTTGATGACCTTGAGCCGGGGCCGCGAGGGTGTGGACTTGCCAGGCTCGGGAGGCGGCGGCGTATCGTCCTCGCTGAACATCATGCCCTGCCCGTTCTCGCGCGTGTAGACCGCAAGGACGTTCGCGATCGGCACCGAGACATTCATGGGCTGACCGCCGAAGCCCGCGTGGAAGGTGACGGTGGAATTACCGAGGGTGAGGCGTTGTACCGCGGTGGGACCGATATTCAGCACGATCTTGCCGTTTTGCTCGTATTGCCGTGGCACCAGCACAGAGTCGCTGGAAGTGTCCACCAGCAGATGCGGCGTGGTGCCGTTATCCACGATCCACTGATACATCGCGCGGATGAGGTAGGGGCGGCTGGATGTCATTGCATCGGTCATGATACTGAATAGAACGAACGCTCCGGACTGATTGCCACGGCCCTTAAGGATGCAGTTCCAGCTCCTGCTCGGAAAGGCTCTCGCGAAATGAGGGGCGCGCGAAGGCGCGATCCGCGTAGCGCTGGATGGGTTTGGCCTGCGGCGGCAATTCTATCCCAAAGCTCGGCAGGCGCCATAATATGGGCGCGATGCTGCAGTCCACCAGCGAATACTCGTCACTTAAGAAATACGGCTTGGCCTTGAACAGCTCGACAGTCGAGAGCACGCTTTCCCGCAGGATCTGCCGCGCCGCGGCGGCGGCTTTCTTGTCGCCACCGATTAGTTCGGGCAACAGCCCGTACCAGTCGCGTTCGATGTGGTAGAGCGCCAGCCGCGACTTGGCGCGCGACACCGGATCGACCGCCATCAACGGCGGGTGCGGGAAGCGCTCGTCCAGATACTCGATGATGACCCGCGAGTCGTACA harbors:
- a CDS encoding O-acetyl-ADP-ribose deacetylase; translated protein: MIEVIRGDITQLKVDAIVNAANESLLGGGGVDGAIHRAAGPELLTYNRGLGGCPTGEARISPGFKLPAKWVIHTVGPVWRGGEHGEPALLKRCYRASFALALEHGLSSLAFPSVSTGVYGFPKAQAAGIAVAVMREFEQRFDRIIACCFNADDERIYRATICRAPDRFEPKAPCSRSSDSRGQ
- a CDS encoding ClpXP protease specificity-enhancing factor; translation: MTSSRPYLIRAMYQWIVDNGTTPHLLVDTSSDSVLVPRQYEQNGKIVLNIGPTAVQRLTLGNSTVTFHAGFGGQPMNVSVPIANVLAVYTRENGQGMMFSEDDTPPPPEPGKSTPSRPRLKVIK
- a CDS encoding glutathione S-transferase N-terminal domain-containing protein — its product is MALLASRRSGMTLFSDSLCAHSHRARIVLAEKDITVDVVYVDQGNKPEDLADLNPYNSVPTLVDRDLVLYDSRVIIEYLDERFPHPPLMAVDPVSRAKSRLALYHIERDWYGLLPELIGGDKKAAAAARQILRESVLSTVELFKAKPYFLSDEYSLVDCSIAPILWRLPSFGIELPPQAKPIQRYADRAFARPSFRESLSEQELELHP